In Methanocella paludicola SANAE, the sequence CGACGCTGAGCTTGCGCTTCATCCCGCCCGAAAGGTCGTCCACCGTCGTGTCCCGCTTCTTCCCCAGGTCGAAGAACGAGAGCAGCTCGTCGATCCGTTTTTTCGATTCACGGGCGCGGAGGTCGAAGTACCGGGAGTAGACCCACAGGTTCTCGTAAACGGTAAGGTCCCGGTCAAGGTCGTCCTCCTGTGTCGCCACGCCGATGGTGCTCTTGATCTTTCTCTGGGACTGCCTCACGCTGAGCCCGTCGACCACGATGTCGCCGGAGGTGACCGGTATGCGGCAGTAGATCATCTTCATGATGGTGGTCTTGCCCGCGCCGTTGGGGCCTAAAAAGCCGAAGCACTCCGCCTCGTCGATGGAAAAATCGACGTTGTCCACGGCCAGCAGGCTGTTGTAGTACTTGGTGACGCCCCGCCCCTCGATGATCGCCATTAAATAAAACTCGATTTTTATATTATTTCAGCGTTTCGGAAGCCCATGCTACTGTCCTTCAACCAGCAAGGCCATATAGTCGCGATTTTTTTATATACCCGTAGGCGCTAACGAATAATCTACACGATTGTGACAACACGTTAAATTGTGATCGACTATGAGGCTCGTCATGAAATTCGGCGGTACGTCGGTGGGCGACGGACCGAGGATCAGGAACGTCGCTAAGCTCGTGAAGAGGTACTACGACGAAGGGAACGAGGTCATCGCCGTAGCGTCGGCCATGACAGGCATTACCGATAAGCTTTACGAGATGGCGCAGACCGCGAAGGATACCTGCAACATCGCCGATATCGAGAAGAGCTTCAGCGAGGTGGCCTCGAGGCACGCGGCCGCCATCGACGGCGCCATCGACGACCCGGAAATAAAGAAGGAAGTCTCGCTCATCATCGAGCAGCGGCTGTCCGAGCTCAAGAACGCCCTCGTGGCAGTGTGCTATTTAGGCGAGCTGACGAACAGGTCGCTGGCCTACATCTACTCGTTCGGCGAGCGCATGAGCGTTCCCATCCTATCGGCATCGCTGCGCTCCATGGGCGTCGAGTCAGTGGCGCTTGCCGGCGGCGAGGCGGGCGTCATCACCGATAGCAAGTTCGAGAGCGCGAAGCCGGACCCCATCACCGACGTCAGGGTGAAAGAAAAGCTCATGCCACTATTAAAGAAGGGGACACTACCGGTCGTCACGGGCTTCGTGGCCGCGAACCCGAGCGGCACCATCACCGTGCTGGGCCGGGGCGGCTCGGACTACAGCGCCTCCATCATCGGCGCGGCCATCGACGCAGACGAGATCTGGATCTACACGGACGTCAACGGCATCATGACCACCGACCCCCGGATCGTCCCCGAGGCGAGGACGCTGTCCTGCGTGACCTATCTGGAGGCCATGGAGATGTCCTACTTCGGCGCCAAGGTGCTCCACCCGAAGACCATCGAGCCCGCAGTGAAAAAAGGAATACCTGTAAGAGTCCTCAACACGTTCCAGCCCGACCACCCGGGCACTGTCGTGCTCATGAAGGACGCCTCCGGCAACGGGAACCTCATCAAGGCCGTCACCATGATCAAGAACATCGCGTTGATAAACATCAGCGGCGCGGCGCTCTCCGGCACTCCGGGAACGGCCGGCCGCATCTTTTCGGCGCTCGGCAAAGAGGACATCAACATCATCATGATCAGCCAGGCCTCGAGCGAGTTCAACGTGTCGCTTGCCGTCGACGGCGCGCAGGCCGACCGGGCCATTGCGGCCCTCCGGAAAGAGTTCAGCGAGGACCTGGCCCATAACGTCACCTGCAACAACAACGTGTGCGTCATCGCGGTAGTCGGAGAAAGGATGGCGGGCTCGCCGGGCGTCGCCGGCAGGCTGTTCACGGCGCTGGGCGGCAGCAACATCAACATCAGGATGATCAGCCAGGGCTCCTCGGAGGCGAACATCTCCTTCGTGGTGAACAAGGACGACGCCCAGAAAGCCGTGAAGGTCCTTCACGACGTCTTTGACCTGAATAAGCTCTAAAACAAAGGTTTTTATTTTAATCCTTTTTAATTATATTTTGTGAATAGCTATGCCCACCTGCTCACAATGTAACTTCTATAAGCCTAAGGACGCGAAGAACGGCGAATGCACCAATACCGGGGTCACCATACCCGCCGACAACGACACGGCGCGGTGCCCCATCCGCATGTTCGTGCCGAAGTCGAAATGACCACAGGGGCCGCCGTGGGTTTCATCACAGCGGTCACGGTGGATTAATTTTCACCACAGGGGTTCACGGTGGTCACGGTGGTTTTTTATATGCTGAAGGGGACTCGCTCCGCTCGCCCCTCGCAGACCTCGCCAGTTGTCCGGACATCGTGGCCTCTGTGCTTCCTCCGTGGCCCATCATAAAAATACCACTGTGACCACCGTGTACCCCTGTGGTGAAAAACAAACCATCGTGCCCACTGTGGTATTACCGCTTCTGTTCCCTCCCGGGCGGCGCCACAGGTATGTACTCGACGCCCGGCTTCCTCGCCCCGGACTCCGCCTTGTAAAAGTCCATGAGGTCGTAGACGCTCTCGGGTATACCGACCTTGACACAGTCGCCCAGCAGCTCCCGGGCCTTCTCGGGGAAAATGGGATAGTCGTGCGTGTACTTGCCACTCACCAGCTCCTCGATGACGAGCCCCGTCTTATCATCGCCGCACTTGCCTTTCAAGATCTCCCTGATCAGGCCTCTCATCTGCTCCAGCGCCTTACGGGCGTCGTCCGCCATGATCAGGGTACGGTCGCTTATCCTTTCGATGGGCTTCTCTTTTACCACCTTTATGATCGATGAGGCGGCGTAGGCGCCCTGGCCGTCAGTAAGCTGAGGGTCCACAGGGCCGAGGACGGCATGGGGGTCCATGAGTATCTCGTCCGCCGCAAGGGCGATGAGCGTGCCCCCGCTCATGGCGTAGTGGGGCACGATGACCCTTTTCGGGGCCGGGTGCGCCTTCAGCGCCAGCGCTATCTGCGTCGCCGCAAGGGCGATGCCGCCAGGCGTGTGCATGATGAGGTCGATAGGCGTGTCCGCCGGGGTCATACGGATGGCCCGGAGCACTTCCTCGCTGTCGTCGATGTCGATGTAGCGGGAGAGGGGAATGCCCAGGAACGCGATGGTCTCCTGCCTGTGTATGATGGTGATGACCTGCGATTTCCGCTCCCTCGAGATACGGGTAAGGATCCGCTTCCTGGCCCGGTTAATAAAATAGCGCTGGAGGACCGGGATGATGATTATGATGACGAATAAGAGGAACCAGAAGTTCGTCAGGACGTTCCATATGGCAGTAAGCGCATCTATGGTCTGCATCACAACGGTAATTTATTTCATAGACTAATAAAAGTTGGCAAATCGTGCCGCATGTTTCCGGGCTGTCGATCTAGGGATTAGGTAGCTGGCAGGCGGCCATAGGCTCCGGAGAACCTGAAGAAGACTTGGGATACGGGCGGACATCGACCTCCATCCGGCTGATTTTCTCGTAAACCTTCCTCTGTTTGTAGATCGGCCAGAGCTGGAAGAGAAAAACCGTGACCGGCTCCCACATGGCCACCCAGCCGGTGACATTCAGGGCGTTGGCGATAAGGTGGGCGACAGGATAACTGCTCGAATAATTATCGATGGCCAGGCTGGAAACCGTCGCGACCGCCAGGAACGAAAGCCCCACGATGAGCGCGAACTGGCCGTATAAATAGCGCTCCCGGAACCTGCGTTTTTGCATCAGCGTTTTATATTCGAAGTGGCTCCTGATGGCCGTTGGAATATCCCCTGCTTCTTTCGTATCGACGGCCGTATCCGGAAGATATATGACGATCTTGAACGCGGTCTTAGCGGGGAAATCCTTGACCGTATCGACGATATACGTCTCCGCCTCATTGTCCAGCTCTTTTTCTCGGAATGGCGCGGGATCGAACGAGTTGAAAAACTGCCCTACCGAGGACAGTTTCATCTCGATGAGGACCTGTCCGTTCTCTTCCCTGTAGAGTGAATCTAAACTGGCCGTCTGGTCCATGGTGTTCTTACACTATTCATTTGATACGGGAAAAAGCTATCCTGGTAAGAGGTGGGTCGTATAATAGTGATGGATTGTTGAGAGAAAAAAACTTTATTTTCATACCGCCTCCGAAGGAGGCGGATGTGTTGTTTATAAAAACACGAAGTGGGCCCGAAGGGATTCGAACCCCTGATCCCCGCCGTGTAAAGGCGATGTCATAGCCGACTAGACCACAGGCCCGCTCTTCATAGATGGCCCTGCTCACATTTAAATTTTGTGGGCATAAGAGAGCACAAAAAAGCTAAAATGAATGGGAAGGATGCGAGGGGCATGGGAGGTTAAAAAAATAGATATAACCTCGCATCTCCCGTTGGGCATGGGGGTTGAGTTAAGCATAAGGGATATGCCGACCGGGCCGGAGCCTTTTTTACGTTTTTAGGGGGGTTAGGCGCCCCGGCCCTGCCGCATATGGTGATATCTTTTGCTTATAGCACAACTGCGCCCATGGAAGCTGTTTTTCCACAGGCAATCAAGAATACCAATGGTTTGTTTATATACTTTTTCATCCATAGTCAATAAAATAGCAAAAGATGGGGAAAAATTTAAAAAAAATTGTTTTTTTACTAGTCGGAGCGCTCGCGGTGATGAAGCCACTTGCCATAGCGCTCCTGAAGATCCCGGCCGATGGACTGGACGTTGCCGCAATCGTCGCACACGGCGAATTTTTTACCCTCGGTCTCGAATAATACGACCTTCACCTTATGGCTCGCGCATTTCTGGCATATCATCTGTTTCAGCCCTACCACTCCCTGCGGACAGAAGCCTAGCTGGCCACCTTAGGCTCGTCGAGGACCTTCTCGTCGCCCTTGTAGTCCTCAATGAGCATGTGGACGATCTGCTCGGGCTCCATGTCCCCCAGGTCCGCCCTCTCCAGGTACTTTACGATGCCCTTGATCTGCTCCGCTTCCCGCTTCGGCAGGCTGGCGGCGGCGTTGTTGATGGCGAGCTTGAGATCGGGCGTGAGCTTCTTCATGCGCTTCCCGTCCATCTCGCTGGTGTCGAGCACGATGCCGATGCCCAGCACGAAACGGTACGGGTACGTGAGCTCGCTGTGCCAGGACTGGCGGGACTTTAACACGGTCAGCATACGGTTACCGGCCGTGCCCGGGCCCAGCGTGTAGATGCGGACGATGGTGTCCGCCAGGTACATGGGAATGACGGTCTCCTCCCCGCCCTGGCCGCTGTACTCCTCGATAGTGCTCAGGACGGTGCCGACCTTCTTCGTTTCCTTGAATAACTGCGAGACGAGCATGCGCTGCTCGTACTTGTCGTCGAAAGCCCATATGACGGGCGTTAGCGGGTCGATGACGATGCGGGCGTGCGAGCCCTTCCAGTCGTCCACGAACTGAGGGAGCTCCTCCTTGATGAAGTCCGCCAGGTCCTTGCCGGCGGCCTCGAGGAAGACCAGCGAGCCGTTCTCGACGTGGGCGCCGATGTCCTCCCAGCCCATGCTCTTCGCCTCGGCCATGATCTGGTCCCTCGATTCCTCGAGCGTGATGTAGATGGCTTCGTTCCCCGCTTCCAGGCCTTTTCTTAAGAATTGCAGGGCCATGGTAGTCTTTCCGGTGCCGGCGGAGCCCACGAGTATGCTCGCCGAATGTTCATTGAACCCTCCGTCAAGGAGGCCGTCCAATCCCAGTATGCCAGTCTTTATCTTCTTCATTATTTCACCTTGCGGCCCATCGGGGCTGGTTTTTCTCTAGCGTGAACCTGATGAACTCGTTCGCGATGTCATCGCCGTAATGGTCGGTGATGTTCCCCACGAGGTCGAAGGCGAGAACCTTCAGCTCCCCGGGATCTTTAGTGACGATCTTCTCGAACTCCTCTTTCGAGAGCTCTCCGGCGTTCAGGTGGCTCCCGATCAGGTCCCCTACGGTCCTGATCTCCAGCATGATGGAAAGCAGGTCGTAGTCCTTTTCCAGAAAACACCCGACGATGGCGTTCTCCGCGTTATAGAGCACGACGGCGCCCTCGTCCGACTCGAAGACGACGCGGCGTATGGTGGAGCCCCTCATGGTGTTGATGGACTGGACCGCCTTTTTCATGAGCTGCATCAGGGCGTTCTCCTTCTGCCGGGGGATGCTCTTGTAGAACAGCTGCGTGACGACGTCGCCGCTCCTGGAAGTTATGATGGCGCCGAGCGCTCCCTTCTTATCCAGTAAAAGCTGAAGGTCGGCTTCGACGTTGTTCTTCCAGTTACTGCCGTGCCGCTTTAGAGTTGGGACCTTTTCCATTACTTGCCTCCGGCTTATGAACCTTACTATTTTTATATAATTATTTTTATAACAATTAAAGCTTTCCATAGCCCTGGTAACGTTCACGCCGCATATATTACGTAATATATTAAGTTTAACATATAAAATATTTTGGTTCAAGTGCCATATATTCGCTATAAATATAATCTTCAAAGAGTATTTGTGCAATGAACTTGCATCTATCTGGACAGGAGATGTTCAATTGACTAAGCTATCAGAGGCCGCAATGGTGGCCATGAGGGACGTCGTCGGCCTGAGAGAGGGCGAAGAAGTTCTCATCGTTACGAACTTCGAGGGCGACGTGTTCCCGGTGGCCCGGGCCATCTTCGATGTCACAAAAGAGTTAAAAGGCAGGCCCACGATGGCCGTGCAGGAAATGAAGACGACCTACACGTACGCGGAGCGTCTCGTCCTGGAGACGATAAAGGCAGAGCCGGACGTCATCGTCTCGCTGTCGGCCAACAAGATGGGCAAGGACCCGCAGGGCCTGATGGTCGGCTACGTCGGCAAGGACGGCAGGAAGTACGACCACATCTTCGATAAGCTCATCGACGGCGATAAGAGGATCCGGGGATTCTGGTCCCCCACGACGTCGGTGGAGATGTTCGAGCGCTGCGTGGCGCTGGACTACAAAGAGATGCAGGCCACGGCCCAGCGGCTCAAGAAGGCCTTCGAAGGGGCGAAGGAAGTCCACGTAAAGGCCCCCGGCGGCACGGATGCCTACATATCCATCAAAGGCCGCAGGCCTATGCTTGATGACGGCAACTTCAGGCTGCCCGGTATGGGCGGCAACCTCCCCGCGGGCGAGGTGTTCATATCCCCGGCCATCGCCGGCGTGAGCGGCACCATCGTGTTCGACGGCACCGTGGACCTGGTGCCTGACGCGGTCATCCCGAAGAAGCCGGTGAAGGTCGTCCTGAAGGACGGCTACGTTGACAAGGTGACCGGCGGCGTCGAGGCCAAAGGCCTCTTAAAGGTCATTGAGAAAGGCGAAGCGATGGCCCGCGAGAAGGGACTCAAGGACGAGGAGCGCAACG encodes:
- a CDS encoding aspartate kinase gives rise to the protein MRLVMKFGGTSVGDGPRIRNVAKLVKRYYDEGNEVIAVASAMTGITDKLYEMAQTAKDTCNIADIEKSFSEVASRHAAAIDGAIDDPEIKKEVSLIIEQRLSELKNALVAVCYLGELTNRSLAYIYSFGERMSVPILSASLRSMGVESVALAGGEAGVITDSKFESAKPDPITDVRVKEKLMPLLKKGTLPVVTGFVAANPSGTITVLGRGGSDYSASIIGAAIDADEIWIYTDVNGIMTTDPRIVPEARTLSCVTYLEAMEMSYFGAKVLHPKTIEPAVKKGIPVRVLNTFQPDHPGTVVLMKDASGNGNLIKAVTMIKNIALINISGAALSGTPGTAGRIFSALGKEDINIIMISQASSEFNVSLAVDGAQADRAIAALRKEFSEDLAHNVTCNNNVCVIAVVGERMAGSPGVAGRLFTALGGSNINIRMISQGSSEANISFVVNKDDAQKAVKVLHDVFDLNKL
- a CDS encoding SDH family Clp fold serine proteinase, producing MQTIDALTAIWNVLTNFWFLLFVIIIIIPVLQRYFINRARKRILTRISRERKSQVITIIHRQETIAFLGIPLSRYIDIDDSEEVLRAIRMTPADTPIDLIMHTPGGIALAATQIALALKAHPAPKRVIVPHYAMSGGTLIALAADEILMDPHAVLGPVDPQLTDGQGAYAASSIIKVVKEKPIERISDRTLIMADDARKALEQMRGLIREILKGKCGDDKTGLVIEELVSGKYTHDYPIFPEKARELLGDCVKVGIPESVYDLMDFYKAESGARKPGVEYIPVAPPGREQKR
- a CDS encoding RAD55 family ATPase, whose product is MKKIKTGILGLDGLLDGGFNEHSASILVGSAGTGKTTMALQFLRKGLEAGNEAIYITLEESRDQIMAEAKSMGWEDIGAHVENGSLVFLEAAGKDLADFIKEELPQFVDDWKGSHARIVIDPLTPVIWAFDDKYEQRMLVSQLFKETKKVGTVLSTIEEYSGQGGEETVIPMYLADTIVRIYTLGPGTAGNRMLTVLKSRQSWHSELTYPYRFVLGIGIVLDTSEMDGKRMKKLTPDLKLAINNAAASLPKREAEQIKGIVKYLERADLGDMEPEQIVHMLIEDYKGDEKVLDEPKVAS
- a CDS encoding aminopeptidase, whose amino-acid sequence is MTKLSEAAMVAMRDVVGLREGEEVLIVTNFEGDVFPVARAIFDVTKELKGRPTMAVQEMKTTYTYAERLVLETIKAEPDVIVSLSANKMGKDPQGLMVGYVGKDGRKYDHIFDKLIDGDKRIRGFWSPTTSVEMFERCVALDYKEMQATAQRLKKAFEGAKEVHVKAPGGTDAYISIKGRRPMLDDGNFRLPGMGGNLPAGEVFISPAIAGVSGTIVFDGTVDLVPDAVIPKKPVKVVLKDGYVDKVTGGVEAKGLLKVIEKGEAMAREKGLKDEERNARHIGELGIGINYKAKMTGNLLEDEKVGRTVHFAIGANYDNDANAMIHQDCLVMRPNMWVDNKLVMKDGKLLV